A window of Kyrpidia spormannii genomic DNA:
AGCTTCCCTGGCGAAGTTTGGGGATCTTCAGGTCGAGAGTCCCAAGACGAGTATCCCACTCCCGTTTCCGGTAGCCATTGCGTTGCGTCCTGCGTTCCTCAGTGCGCTCGTAAGGGTTCGCGCTGACCTTTTGCGTGGCCTCGGCATCGATTAAAGATTGGGCGAACATCTGCATCAGTTCACGCAAGAAATCGATCTGTTCCTCACCCTGGATCTTGCGAATCCACTCAAGAACTGCGAAACTGTTGAGAGAAGCCATCGTTGCGTGACCTCCTACTGGTTTGGTTTCCACACTCTAGTAGACACGCACGATGGCTTCCTCGTCAATTGTGGAGGGCCAAATTTACACCACTACTTGAGACTCTAACGTTCCGCGCGAAAATCGTCCTCAGGCAAGACCGATTGAAAAAGCCCTGGGATGGCTGTTGAACCTCGATGTTGAGCAACGTCCGATTTTGATTATAGATCTGTCCAAAGAGCATGTCGAAGGCTTGTTGTAGAACGAGGACATTCAAATGCTGGTCATCAAACGGCTGTTGGAAGTTTTGAATCAAGCAGCAACGGGGCGCGGGGTGCGGGACGTCCTCGTGGATGCGGCGCGTACCACTCGCAAATATGGGCTGGGATGGCTGTTTATCAGTCAAACCCTTTCAAGCCTTCACACCGAGATCCTTCAACAGTTGCGCGTCTTCTTTTTCGGGTTTGGATTGGGACTTTGGTCAGGAATTTCAGGCGCTGCGTCAGCTCGTTGGTTTCGCCGGGCCGGCTTTGGGTCTCTATCAGCTTTTCCGGGATCCCCACTCGGCTTTTGATACCGCCAGCCGCCAATATTCGTTCATGACCATTGGCCCGGTGAGCCCGCTCTCCTTTGCCGGTACGCCTCTTTTTTTTCAATGCATTCAACACAGTCGAAGCCTTTTTGGAAGCGAACAACTTTAGAGTGTAACACCATCAGCCGGCCGGACCGTTACCGCAACGATGCGGGCGTCTGTTCAACCGTAAGTTAGCTTGTACACCTAAACTCCTTTTCTTTGTTTACGGCGTTGCTGTCGTAATGTTTATAGATACCGTAGACAACTTGACCAAGTCCATTTGTGGTTGCGCAAAGACAAGTAACTGTATGATGTCGATTTATCTCCCCTGATTATGGAAACAGGAGCTGTCCGCGTGGGTGTGCGCCGGGCGGGAAGCGGTGCGGCGCCGGGAACTGGAGCGGGCAGTCTACCCAGGTGTTCGCCGTGGAACGCACCTGCCGGGAAATGGCCCTGTGCAGGTTTGCAGTGCCTTGCTCCAAATCGTTCGCAACGTCTATTGTGATTTTGAATTATTGAAAGGATCAAGGATCCCAGTAGTGAATGGGATTACCGTGTGACCGGACGGGAGGAGGACTGCCGACATATTTATCGAAAATGGGATCTCCTCGTTCAAGCATCTTTCCTTCGAATAGGCACCGACCATCATGACATGGAACAACATCTTGAATTTCCATAGCTCCACGCACCGTATTCCCGGCAACGAAAAGGACGTACTGTTCTCCACGGGCTCGTTCGCGGTTGACCCTCTAACACGCTCGACCTGCTTGGTAAAGATCCTGTGGCGACATGCCATTCCTCCACCCGACCATCGTACGGTCAAGACAGTCTGTCTCAGGGTTTACTTCCTCGGCATTTTTAAGGTAAATCAAGATCATCGTTCCCACCATCCTTAATTGAGAAATCCCCGAGGTGAGCTTTGTTATCGCCAGACTCCACCCCTGAAAACGATTGTATCGTTCGAATTGGTGCGTTTCAACCAATATTATCGCACCCCACTTTGCAGGAACTCAAGGCGTCTCGTGGACATATGTCCTGTAAAGCTACTACTGCGAAGCGAACGAACGCCAATTGGTATAATAAGATTGGATCAACAGATGCGCTGCGACGATCTCCGGCCGGCTGCCGATCGCCCTGGAATCAGCGGCTCCGCAACAAGCCGCGTGTTGAGCGAAGCCCCCGTGATGGCGTATACTGCCGTCAAAACCGTACAAATGAGCGAAACCAATCGGGAGAGGGCGGGTGCGGGGAATGGACACAGTATTGGTAATCGGGTGGGGCCGGGTACACGGCAGCCATGTGGTGAAGCGGTTGGTGGAGGCGGTGCGGCCGGTGGTGGTGCTGGAGAATGAGAGCACCGGGCATCGGGAAACCGTGCGTGCTGTGGAAGCGCTGACGGGGTGGGAGATTCCATACGTACCGGGGGATGTGGGCGATGGGGACGGCGTTCGCCTGATCGTCGAAGAGCACCGGGTGGGTGCGGTGATGCATTTTGCGGCGAAAAGCGTCGTGGGTGAATCCGTGCGGCACCCGGAGGTGTACTTTGCGGAAAATGCCGCGAGGGGGATCGCGTTTTTTTCGGGCGTTGTGCGAGGCCGGGGCGAGTCGGATCGTGCTGTCCTCCACGGCGGCGGTGTACGGGAATCCAGAGGGGTGCCGATTCCGGAGGAGCACCCGGTGCGGCCGATCAATCCGTTCGGTGCGTCGAAGGTGATGCTGGAGCAGGTGCTGGGTTGGCTGTAGACCACTTTTCCGATGCAGTGGGTGGCACTGAGGCATTTTAATGCGACGGGAGCTGACTCGTCCGGGCGATTGGGTGAACGGCACGACCCGGAGACGCATTTGATCCCCATCGTGCTTGAGGCGGCGCTGGGCCGGCGGGAGCAGGTGACGGTGTTCGGCACGGATTACGACACCGGATGGAACGTGCATTCGGGACTACATCTACGTGCTGGATCTGGCTGACGCCCATCTGGAGGCGCTGGCGGCACTCGATGGCGGTCACCCTTCGGCGATTTTCAACGTCGGGACGGGGCGGGGGCATTCGGTGCTCGAGGTGATCCGGATGGCCGAGGAGGTGTCCGGGCGGACCGTCCCGGTGGAGCTGGGGGCCGGCGTCCGGGGGATCCGCCGGTGCTGGTGGCGGACGGAGGCCGGCTGCGGGAAATCGACTCGCAACCGCGGCACGGCCTGCGGGAGATCGTGGCCTCGGCGAGGGCTTGGCATCGGGGTCAGGGGCGGTAAGTCGGGCTTCTTCGCGCGGTGGGCGATGCACTGGGCGGAGGACGCTGGGTAAGACCACACTCTGGCGCCGCCGAATATGCGGTGCCCGCCGGGTGTTGTTTTCACGGCGAAAACGAAGGAGCAGTTGGAGGGATTGGCTATGGGGGATCCGGCGGTCAAAAAGGCGTTGACGACGCTGGAGTTTTTGTGGAAGGAGCAGGGCAGGAGGGAAGAGAACAAGGGGAGGAAAGAGGGGAGAGAATGAAGGGATCGGGAGGCACGAAAGGAGGTGCCAAAGAACTTCTTGGGGATGGGGCTGACTGTGGAGCAAGTGGCGGAAGGAACCGGACTAAGTCGTGAGGAGATCGAGGCCATCCGCTTATTGACCTAGTGCAAACTATAAATGAAAGGGGCGGAGACAGTTGGGGACGCCCGCCAAGATCACATTCATTCTCCCAGGTTCGGGTCATCATCCTGTGGGTGGTTTCAAGGTTGTCTATGAATACGCCAATGGGCTTGCGCGTCGTGGGCATCAGGTTACGGTGGTGCATCCGGCAGTTCTCAAAAAGGATGCTTCTTTGGTGACTCGGAGTAAAGGATGGTTACGCTACGTACAAAGAAGCTGGGATGGGTCGTATCGGCCTTCTTCTTGGTTCCGAGCTGATCCAGCTGTACGGTTGGTGTGGTTGCCGTCCTTGAAAGAACGATATATCCCTGATGGGGAGGTCATAGTTGCAACAGCTTGGCAAACCGCCGAATGGGTCGCGGAATATTCCCCGGCAAAAGGCAGGAAGTTCTATCTCATTCAGCACAAAGAAACGTGGTCTGGTCCTGAGGAAAGAGTGATGAACACCTGGAGCCTTCCCCTTCGAAAGATCGTCATCGCAAAATGGCTGCAGGACATCGCGGAACAGATGGGCGAAACAGCCGAGTACATACCAAATGGCTTGGATATTGAGGCGTTTGGGATGGACATTCCTCCTGAAGATCGGGACGGATGCCGTGTCATGATGCTGTACCACGAGTATGACTGGAAGGGATCCCGGGATGGATTGCGGGCTCTGGAGATGGTGAAGGAATGCCAACCGGATCTTCACGTGACATTGTTCGGTGTTCCGTCGAAACCTTCGGGACTTCCCTCATGGATCGAGTATTTTCAAAATCCTCCTCAGCGAGTTCTTCGCCGATTGTACAACGAGGCGGCTGTTTTTTTGGCAACTAGTTGGAGTGAAGGATGGGGGCTTCCAGCATCGGAGGCCATGATTTGCGGAGCGGCGGTGGTAGCCACAGATATCGGGGGACACCGTGAATTTGCGATGGATGTGGAGACGGCATTGCTCGTTCCACCACGAGATCCTTCCGCCATGGCTAATCAAGTTCAAAGGCTCCTTGCCAGCCCGAGATTGCGGATTGACCTGGCATACAGAGGAAACCGGTTTATTCAGCGGTTTACTTGGCAGCGTTCGGTCGACGCAATGGAACGTTGCTTTTTTCAGAGCGTCGAATCGCGAGAGGCCGTTTTCGATGAGGAGATGAGGTGATGCAGCCACTTGTATGTATCTCATCATGATTTCGATGGGCGGTATTCCCCCTGTCCTCGTTGGTTGCGGGAATTGAAGAAAGATGTCTGTACGGTTGCAAGTTGACATTGGGTGTTGGCTTGAAATCATGTGAAATTAAACGAGTGCCCTTTCAGACAACCTTGATCTTCTTTTGCTCACGTAGAAGTCTGGCATGGCGGCTGTGCTTGTTTCGCCAACGCAGGTACGACCGAATCGCTGTGGCCAACGCCTCGTGATTTGGATAGTGACTCCCACGCAACACAAACGATCGCAACGGAGCAAAATGACATTCGATTCGGTTCAACCATGATGCCTGGGTCGGTGTAAAAACCAGTTCTACATCGTTTTCTGCAGCCCACTCAGTCACAGTACGATGCTTGTGAGGTGAAAAATTATCCAAGACCACGTACAGCCGTTCAGACCGGTGATACCGCCGGCGGAGCAACTTGAGAAAACGCAGTATGTCCTGGTGCTTCTTGCTGGATGAGACGTGCCCGTACAGCTTATCCGCTTTCAGATCCAGAGCCGCAAACAAGTGCCTCACCCCGTGGGTGCGGCGGTACGTTGCCGGCAATCGATCGGGCCGACTTTTCGGGTACCATCCGCAACCGGAAAACGGCTGAATGGACAACGGTCCAAACTCGTCAATGCAGATGACCCGTCCGTCTTTAGGCGGATTCCGGTAGAGCGACTGGATTCGTTTTTTTTACCTCAAACTCAGGATCATTCGAGGCTTTCCATGTCTTGGTATGCTGGTAGGTGATGTCGGCTTCCTCCAGAATGACACGGATAGTCTCAATGCTAATGGAGGTCACGATGCCCCGCCTTTCGGCCTCCTCTTTGAGCTTGGACAGTGACCAATGGGTAAAGGGCAAACCCAAGGTGTTTGGCGGGATCTGGGCCAACTCAATGATCGCGGCTCTTTGTTCTTCGGTAAAGGTCCGCGGTCGTCCGCCTCTGTACCGGGGTTTTAAGGCCTCCAATCCATGCTGATTGGGATTATGGAGAGGAAGAATGCCCCAGGGGCCCCGATCATGGAAACAGGAGCTGTCCGCATGGGTGTGCGCCGGGCGGGAAGGGGTGCGGCGGAGGTGGGAGTTGATGAAGAGGCGGTGCAGCGTCGGGAGCTGGAGCGGTTCATCCGGGACCGCAACATGGTGACACTGTTTCAGCCCATCATCCCTCTGGCCGACGGGGAGACTATCGGGTTTGAGGTGTTGAACCGGCCGCCGCTGAGCTCGTCGTTTGCCAATGCGGAGGCATTTTACCGTTATGTCGGGCAGTCCACCCAGGTGTTCGTCGTGGAGCGCAGTTGCCGGGATATGGCCCTGTGCCGGTTTGCGGAACAGGTCGGGAGAAGTGAGACCTGCAGGATGCCCTGCTCTTCCTCAACATCCATCCCCATGTGATTTTGGACCCTTCGTTTCGGCCCGGGCACACCCTGCGCCTAGTGGAGGATTACGGCTTTTCCCCTTCCCAAATTGTGCTCGAGTTGACCGAGCGCGGGGCGATTGAGGACTACGGCCGGTTCGCCTGCCTGCTCCACCATTAACGTCCCAGGGCTTTTGGGTGGCGGTGGACGATGCGGGAACCGGGTACAACAGCCTCCAGACCCTCGTCTGTTTACAGCCGAAGTTTCTTAAATTGGATCGTTTCTTGGTGCGGGGCATCGCCGACAATGCGGCGGCCCGACGAATGGCGGCGCTGCTCCTGGACTACGCCCGGGAGGCGGGCACCCGGGTGATCGGTGAAGGGATCGAGACCGCCGAGGAGTTCGCCTGCCTACTGGATATGGGTGTGAAGCTTGGACAAGGGTGCCTGATCGGGCGGGCGGCCCGGCGGCCCGAGCGCTGGAGTGATCAGGCGATGCCGCGCGGTCGGATGAGATTGGCGTAAATGACGGGCCAACAACTCAGAGACGCATGTACACAGTCACGGAGGTATCGTGTCTATATTCTATGGCGGCACTATCTTGGTCCTGTCCTGCTACTGTCGTATAATGTCGATAGCACAGCCGGCCCGCTCATTGGATCTTTTCTATGTTATCCGCAGTTTGAACATGGGTGTGCTGTGGGCGGTGGCTGTTCTAGGAAAATTATATAACTCAAATTTCGCAACCTCAGGCAGCGAGTTTTGCCTTGATTGTGATGGGTAAATGCTCGATGAACTGCTGTACAATCTGCTCGATCACGTCGTGGTCCTGTGTGATGATTCGATCCAAGGCGGTTCTGAGCAACTCCAGAAGGAGTCTGAGTGCATCGATAAATCGTAGATCGTCGAGTTCATTACAGCAATCGAAAAACAGACCGCCGCTGGTTCGGGGATCCCGAGCGTCTCTGGAGGTTACTGACAACATGATGGAGCGGGTGAACACGATGGTTGTGTGCGCGAACATTTGGTCATACGTGCGCCCCTGAAGTTCTTTCGCCAGTCGGAGATAGGATTTGGTGACCTTGAACAATGTCTCGATGTCCCATCGCTTCCCATAGATCCGGACGATCTCTTCGTCGGCCAGGTGAGTGTCGGTACATAGAAGCGCCAGCCACCTGCGGGAACGGCTTCGATCTCGCACGAACACAATCTTGGCCGCTACCGGCTGCCCCGTTTTCTCCCTCTCCCAACTGGACGGTGACGGAGCCCAGAATCTTGGCTCGGCCCCGGCGCTTGCGGATCGCTTGGTACAGCTGGGAAAGCCTGAAGTGCTGGCCTTCATAGCCGTATCGGACCTTGGGCATATTCTTGAGCATGCACACGAGGTGCAGAGAGTGGCGAACGGCCTGCAGAATCGTCGATGGGTAGGAAAACCAGCTATCGAACAACAGGTATTTGGCCGAGATACCCATGGCTTGAGCCTGTTCCAGCAGTTTGAACATGACGTCTGTGGCCTTGCGTGTCCCCTCCTGTCGCCGCTTATAGCCGCAGGTGCGTTTATCGACCGATTCGTTGATGCCACATAGCCGATTTCGTTTGTTTTCAGAACTCAACAACGACAAGCACAAGGGGACAAACGAGTTCCCATCCGACCAACTCAACGTGAGCATGCGAAAGCCTCGTACAAACTGATGAGACACATGATCATAGACCTTAGACAGCAGTTCCATCTTTTTACTTCGGCTGCGGCTAAACAGAGAATCATCGATGATGAACACATCGGTTCGGTTCTCGGACGTAAGTCGGGCAAAGCGGTGCACCACCGCAGAGCTGAGCAACAGCAGAAAGCGCCGCCAGTTGTGCCGGGGAGAGTTGAGGAACCGATACACCGTGTCCTTGCCGAACTTGTCCATGAGTTGATGTTCCAGAACACTCTTCAGAATGCGCTGGTAAAAGACCAGTGTAAACAGCAGGCGAAAGACTTCCAGGACAGAAATGCCGGCTTGTTTCGTGATATGGGATTTTCTAAGCAGTTTCCCAACCTGGTACTCTTTGAAGAACGCCATTACCATAGATTGGAGTTGATCTGGATGCTGAGAATCACGTATCATGTAGGAAACATCCTCTCTTTTTGGCGTAGATTCTGGTCTTGGTAACTCCAGTCTAGCAAAAGATGAGGATGTTTTGCTTATCTATGACTCAAAAACCCAGTGAAATCAACGATCTAAAGGTTCATGCTGGGTGCGAAACTTGAGTTATATAATACTCATGTTATATGCGTTGGTCAATTCTTGGGGGGGGGAATTGGTTATGAAACTATTGGTAACCGGAGGAGCCGGGTTTATTGGCAGTAACTTCGTTCATTATATGTTGAATGAGCACCCCACCTATCGAATCGTCACCGTGGATGCATTGACCTACGCGGGGAACCTTGAAAATCTAAAAAACGTCGAGGATGATCCGCGCCACCAGTTTGTGAAGGGCGACATATGTGACAGGTTGCTTGTATTCGATTTGGTTTCCGACGGGTTTGATGTCATAGTCAACTTTGCAGCGGAATCCCATGTCGATCGAAGCATTCTTGATGCCTCTCCCTTTGTCCGTACCAACGTCTTGGGTACACAAGTTTTGCTCGATGCCGTTCGGGAGTTTGGGGTTTCCAAATATATTCAGGTGTCTACCGATGAGGTATATGGCAGTCTCAACGGCGACGGCTATTTCACTGAAGATACGCCTTTGTCCCCAAACAGTCCCTATTCGGCGAGCAAAGCGAGTGCGGATTTACTCGTCCGCGCCGCTCATCATACATATGGGATCGATGTCAACATCACCCGTTGCTCGAACAATTACGGACCATTCCAGTTTCCAGAGAAACTCATTCCCCTTACAATTTCCAATGCCTTGGAAAATCGTTCGATACCGGTGTACGGCGATGGACAACAGGTGAGAGATTGGCTGCATGTACTGGATCACTGTCGGGCGATTGATCAGGTCATCCACCACGGTCGTCCCGGGGAGGTTTACAACATCGGGGGACATAACGAGAGGACGAACCTTGAGGTTGTCAAACGGATTCTGAGCCTGTTGAACAAGCCGGAATCACTGATCCAACATGTGCAGGACAGGCCGGGCCACGACCGCAGGTACGCCATCGACGCGACGAAAATTCGCAGGGAATTGGGTTGGGCTCCCCAATATGGGTTCGAAGAAGGGTTACGGCAGACCATTCAATGGTACTTGGACCACCAAGAGTGGCTGCAAAGGGTAAAGTCAAAAGACTATATGCGCTACTATGAACGGCAATACAGCAGGCGAATGGGGTTTGTAGGATGAAGATTATTGTTACGGGTGCGAATGGACAGTTGGGGTGTGACCTCATCCGGGTGTTGGAGACCGAGGACACTGTCGTACCCTTCAGTCACAGAGAT
This region includes:
- the rfbB gene encoding dTDP-glucose 4,6-dehydratase produces the protein MKLLVTGGAGFIGSNFVHYMLNEHPTYRIVTVDALTYAGNLENLKNVEDDPRHQFVKGDICDRLLVFDLVSDGFDVIVNFAAESHVDRSILDASPFVRTNVLGTQVLLDAVREFGVSKYIQVSTDEVYGSLNGDGYFTEDTPLSPNSPYSASKASADLLVRAAHHTYGIDVNITRCSNNYGPFQFPEKLIPLTISNALENRSIPVYGDGQQVRDWLHVLDHCRAIDQVIHHGRPGEVYNIGGHNERTNLEVVKRILSLLNKPESLIQHVQDRPGHDRRYAIDATKIRRELGWAPQYGFEEGLRQTIQWYLDHQEWLQRVKSKDYMRYYERQYSRRMGFVG
- a CDS encoding helix-turn-helix domain-containing protein, with translation MEALKPRYRGGRPRTFTEEQRAAIIELAQIPPNTLGLPFTHWSLSKLKEEAERRGIVTSISIETIRVILEEADITYQHTKTWKASNDPEFEVKKTNPVALPESA
- a CDS encoding EAL domain-containing protein gives rise to the protein MPAPPLTSQGFWVAVDDAGTGYNSLQTLVCLQPKFLKLDRFLVRGIADNAAARRMAALLLDYAREAGTRVIGEGIETAEEFACLLDMGVKLGQGCLIGRAARRPERWSDQAMPRGRMRLA
- a CDS encoding EAL domain-containing protein, which translates into the protein METGAVRMGVRRAGRGAAEVGVDEEAVQRRELERFIRDRNMVTLFQPIIPLADGETIGFEVLNRPPLSSSFANAEAFYRYVGQSTQVFVVERSCRDMALCRFAEQVGRSETCRMPCSSSTSIPM
- a CDS encoding GDP-mannose 4,6-dehydratase — translated: MDTVLVIGWGRVHGSHVVKRLVEAVRPVVVLENESTGHRETVRAVEALTGWEIPYVPGDVGDGDGVRLIVEEHRVGAVMHFAAKSVVGESVRHPEVYFAENAARGIAFFSGVVRGRGESDRAVLHGGGVRESRGVPIPEEHPVRPINPFGASKVMLEQVLGWL
- a CDS encoding glycosyltransferase family 4 protein — protein: MNTWSLPLRKIVIAKWLQDIAEQMGETAEYIPNGLDIEAFGMDIPPEDRDGCRVMMLYHEYDWKGSRDGLRALEMVKECQPDLHVTLFGVPSKPSGLPSWIEYFQNPPQRVLRRLYNEAAVFLATSWSEGWGLPASEAMICGAAVVATDIGGHREFAMDVETALLVPPRDPSAMANQVQRLLASPRLRIDLAYRGNRFIQRFTWQRSVDAMERCFFQSVESREAVFDEEMR
- a CDS encoding IS630 family transposase, translated to MQSLYRNPPKDGRVICIDEFGPLSIQPFSGCGWYPKSRPDRLPATYRRTHGVRHLFAALDLKADKLYGHVSSSKKHQDILRFLKLLRRRYHRSERLYVVLDNFSPHKHRTVTEWAAENDVELVFTPTQASWLNRIECHFAPLRSFVLRGSHYPNHEALATAIRSYLRWRNKHSRHARLLREQKKIKVV